One stretch of Streptomyces sp. R21 DNA includes these proteins:
- the rpsH gene encoding 30S ribosomal protein S8, whose protein sequence is MTMTDPIADMLTRLRNANSAYHDDVAMPHSKIKSHIAEILQQEGFITGWKVEDAEVGKKLVLELKFGPNRERSIAGIKRISKPGLRVYAKSTSLPKVLGGLGVAIISTSHGLLTDKQAGKKGVGGEVLAYVW, encoded by the coding sequence ATGACCATGACTGATCCCATCGCGGACATGCTTACGCGTCTGCGTAACGCGAACTCGGCGTACCACGACGATGTCGCGATGCCGCACAGCAAGATCAAGTCGCACATCGCGGAGATCCTCCAGCAGGAGGGCTTCATCACCGGCTGGAAGGTCGAGGACGCCGAGGTCGGCAAGAAGCTCGTCCTCGAGCTGAAGTTCGGCCCGAACCGTGAGCGCTCCATCGCGGGCATCAAGCGGATCTCGAAGCCGGGTCTGCGCGTGTACGCGAAGTCCACCTCCCTGCCCAAGGTGCTGGGTGGCCTCGGCGTGGCGATCATCTCCACGTCCCACGGGCTCCTCACTGACAAGCAGGCCGGCAAGAAGGGCGTAGGCGGAGAAGTTCTCGCCTACGTCTGGTAG
- a CDS encoding type Z 30S ribosomal protein S14 — protein sequence MAKKALIAKAARKPKFGVRGYTRCQRCGRPHSVYRKFGLCRVCLREMAHRGELPGVTKSSW from the coding sequence ATGGCGAAGAAGGCTCTGATTGCCAAGGCTGCTCGTAAGCCCAAGTTCGGCGTTCGTGGCTACACGCGCTGCCAGCGCTGCGGCCGTCCGCACTCCGTGTACCGCAAGTTCGGCCTGTGCCGCGTGTGCCTTCGTGAGATGGCTCACCGTGGCGAGCTGCCGGGCGTGACCAAGAGCTCCTGGTAG